GCCCCCATGACCATCAGTCCCACCAGGTAATAGCCGCTGTTGATCAGGTACAGCTTGAAGGGGCTCTTTTCAAACACGACGCTTTCCAGGGTAAAGGTGGCCACAAAGCCAAGCCATACCAGGAATCCGGTCTCAATGCCGGAAACAAGGGTGGTGGCCCCGGTATGCACGAGAATCCGGGCCAGGATATAGGCGGCCACCAGGGTTGTCACGAAGCGGGTTCCGTAGGTACGCGCCGGGCTGGGCCCCGCCTGGATTTCCTCCGGTGACATGCCCAGGGCGGTCAGCCATTGGCTGCCGAATAGTTTGGGTGAATACCACAAGGCCGCCAGGCCGAATCCCAGGATGGTAGCAATCAGGACAGCCAGCAGGTTGATATTGGGTTGGGTCATGGTGCAGCTCCTTATATGCCAATTGACAGTTGAGGTGCAAAAGATAAATTAGTCTGGTAACAAGGGCACACTGGGCGGGTGCTCAAAAGTGAAATCCTAGTATAATATATCCGGGGACAAAAGCGACCTGTACGACCTCCGATCCACTTTTGGAGGGCAAGCTCAGGTTGAATCCTCTTACCAGTCCTATGCCCAGTCCGGCGCCGGCGACCACGTCGGAAAGGTAATGCTTGTTATCGTGGATGCGGCTGATTCCCGTCACGAGGGCGAGACTATAGAATAGAGCCCCTATGCGGTTGCCGTAGAGGGTTCGCACCACTTCTGCTACGCCGAATGACAGGGAGGTATGACCGGAGGGGAATGACAGGTATCCGCGACCATTGGGGCGCTCCCGACCCACGGCCCACTTAAGCATGGACGTCGTTACGCCAACCGTGGTTAGACTGATGAAGGTGAATTCCAATCGCCGGTAGGTCTGCTGGCGGGGTGCATTCCGAATGGCTTCGGCGGCATAGACCACTGGCAGGATCGATAGCGCTGCTACGTACCCTCCCCAAGCGTCACCAAAGCGTGCGAGGGGTTCTGGCATCAACCCCTGTTCCACGGCCTGCTGCCGGATGCGGCTATCCAGGGGCAGGGCCGCCAGGAGCCCCAGACCGGTAGTTAGCCAGAGCGAGCGGTTGGCGGGAGCAGTGATGGTAATCCGCAGGCCGGTGGCCACCTTTTGAGGGTAGGTCTGGTACCCTTCAGATTGGCCGAGGGCCGTTGTGAGCAGCAAGACGCCAGCCAGGGGTACTCTGAAGGCTATCATGCGCTGAATTTCGTGGCTTCCGGTTTGAAAAGCGACAACTTACTAACCTCCTTTCTTTCACCGTCGCCTTCAGCATTATGCAAGTTACCTCTGTGGGCGCATTATCGGCCCACACTATGGCGGCTTCACCTATGCCCGCATCAATTTCTACTTACCCGTTCTGTCTGCCGCTAACTGTCCCCCTTTCCCCGTTCTCCGATCCTTCCTAAATTACCCCACCATGTCTCTAGCCGAAGACATATTAGCCCAGCCCTCCTTCGATATGGCCATCCGCACCGCAGTGGCGGGAGTGAAGTCTATGAAGCCCACCTACGACTGGGTGGGGGTCTACCTGCTGGAGGGGGATGTACTGACGCTGCGAGACGATCACTACCTGGGGCAGCCAACGGTCCATACCCGCATCACGCTGGATAGTGGCCTCTGCGGCGCCTCCGTAGCCAGCCACGAGACCATCGTCGTGGATGATGTCCACCGGGACAGCCGGTATATCGCTTGCAGCCTCTCAGTCCAATCTGAGATTGTGGTACCTATACTTGACGATGAACGGCTCATTGGAGTATTGGATCTGGACAGTGACACTCCGGCAGCTTTTAAAGAAGATGACCGGCGGGAGCTGGAAGAGGTAGCTCGTGCCTTGGCCCAGGCCTGGCGGAATATTATACGAACATCCTGCGAGATATAGCGTTCAACCCAGATATATGTGTACGACCAATCAGTCACTTCAGTCCTCCCCGGACCTAGTTAAGAAGATTGATCACTTAAAGCAGGATCGAAACGCGGTTATTCTGGCTCATTACTACCAAGATCCGGATATTCAGGATCTGGCTGATTACCTGGGCGACAGCCTGCAGCTGGCCCAGATGGCTGCTGTGACGGACGCGGACGTGATCCTTTTCTGCGGGGTCCGGTTTATGGCGGAAGTGGTCAAGATCCTTAATCCCGGGAAAACGGTATTGCTGCCAGATCTGGAGGCAGGCTGCTCCCTGGCAGACGACTGCCCGGCCGAGGCCTTCCAGGACTTTATTGAGCGTTACCCTGACCATGAAGTGGTGGTCTATATCAACAGCTCAGCGGAGGCGAAGGCCCTTTCAGATATTATCTGTACTTCATCCAACGCTGAGCAAGTCCTGGCCAGCATACCAGAAGATCGGCCTATTATCTTTGCCCCTGACTACAATTTTGGGTACTATCTGAAAAAGAAGACCGGCCGGAACATGAAAATCTGGCCCGGTTCCTGTGTAGTCCATGAAAGTTTCTCCCTGCCGGCTATCCTAAGTTTGAAGGCCCGCTATCCGGGGGCGGTTCTCCTGGCCCATCCGGAATGTGAGGAGGCGATATTGCAGCAGGCTGACCATATCGGTTCCACCGCCGCTATTATCAGCGCAACGGTAACAGGCCAGGCGCGCCAGTACTTAGTGGCCACAGAAGCCGGAGTGATCCACCAGATGAAGAAACTGTCTCCAGCGAAGGAATTTATCCCTGTTCCTACCAAAAACGATCACACCGGCGCCTTGTGTCCCTACATGCGGCTGATTACGGTAGAGAAAATCTACCGGGCTCTTCAAGATCAATCGCCGGAAATCACTATTGTAGAGGAGCTTCGTCTCAAGGCCCTGCGCCCTATTGAGCGGATGATGGCCCTGGGATAATCTTCAAGCTGTTGGCCGGTTCAGTTGCCTGTTAAATGATGGTTCGGCGGATATTATTCCAACAGATAACGCTCGATCCCGATTGGGTGCACCAACAGATTGTGGAATTTTTAGCTGAAGACGTCCCTGCAGGAGATGTCACCACTGATGGGGTGGCACCGAATGATGTCACCGCTACTGCTCAAATTAAGGCTGGGGAGAAGCTCATCTTTGCCGGTGCAGCGGTTGTCCAGGGCTGTTTCCTGAACCGCTGTGATGTTGAGCTAAATGTTGCTGATGGTCAGCCGGTGGCAGCCGGGGAGATCATTGGCACCATTGCCGGTCCTGCTCGCTATATCCTGACCCGGGAACGGGTGATGCTGAATCTGATCCAGCACCTGTCGGGCATCGCTACTCTGACCCGGGCCTATGTAAACGAGGCCTCTCCTTTCGGGGTTAAAATCCTGGACACGCGCAAAACTATTCCCGGTCTCAGGAGCTTTGAGAAATATGCGGTGGCGGTGGGGGGAGGCGTGAATCACCGGCTGGACCTCTCTTCCGGGATTCTGGTAAAAGACAATCATATCGCCACCACCGGTAGCATAGCGGGGGCGGTGAAAAGCCTCCGGCGGAGGTATCCCGATATGCCCATTGAGGTGGAGGTGGAGACGAGGGCCCAGGTTGAGGCCGGTCTGGCAGCCGGCGTGGACGCCTTCCTCCTGGATAACATGCCAGTCGAAGAGGTGCACGCCTGTGTAACGCTCATCCGGGACCACGCCTGCGGCAAGGATATCTTCATCGAAGCCTCGGGAGGTATTAAGCTCGACAATGTAGCAAAATACGCGCAGACCGGCGTTGACGGACTGTCGGTTGGGTACCTGACACATAGTGCCCCG
This sequence is a window from Candidatus Neomarinimicrobiota bacterium. Protein-coding genes within it:
- a CDS encoding DUF1761 domain-containing protein gives rise to the protein MTQPNINLLAVLIATILGFGLAALWYSPKLFGSQWLTALGMSPEEIQAGPSPARTYGTRFVTTLVAAYILARILVHTGATTLVSGIETGFLVWLGFVATFTLESVVFEKSPFKLYLINSGYYLVGLMVMGA
- a CDS encoding phosphatase PAP2 family protein, whose protein sequence is MIAFRVPLAGVLLLTTALGQSEGYQTYPQKVATGLRITITAPANRSLWLTTGLGLLAALPLDSRIRQQAVEQGLMPEPLARFGDAWGGYVAALSILPVVYAAEAIRNAPRQQTYRRLEFTFISLTTVGVTTSMLKWAVGRERPNGRGYLSFPSGHTSLSFGVAEVVRTLYGNRIGALFYSLALVTGISRIHDNKHYLSDVVAGAGLGIGLVRGFNLSLPSKSGSEVVQVAFVPGYIILGFHF
- a CDS encoding GAF domain-containing protein is translated as MSLAEDILAQPSFDMAIRTAVAGVKSMKPTYDWVGVYLLEGDVLTLRDDHYLGQPTVHTRITLDSGLCGASVASHETIVVDDVHRDSRYIACSLSVQSEIVVPILDDERLIGVLDLDSDTPAAFKEDDRRELEEVARALAQAWRNIIRTSCEI
- the nadA gene encoding quinolinate synthase NadA; its protein translation is MCTTNQSLQSSPDLVKKIDHLKQDRNAVILAHYYQDPDIQDLADYLGDSLQLAQMAAVTDADVILFCGVRFMAEVVKILNPGKTVLLPDLEAGCSLADDCPAEAFQDFIERYPDHEVVVYINSSAEAKALSDIICTSSNAEQVLASIPEDRPIIFAPDYNFGYYLKKKTGRNMKIWPGSCVVHESFSLPAILSLKARYPGAVLLAHPECEEAILQQADHIGSTAAIISATVTGQARQYLVATEAGVIHQMKKLSPAKEFIPVPTKNDHTGALCPYMRLITVEKIYRALQDQSPEITIVEELRLKALRPIERMMALG
- the nadC gene encoding carboxylating nicotinate-nucleotide diphosphorylase; the protein is MMVRRILFQQITLDPDWVHQQIVEFLAEDVPAGDVTTDGVAPNDVTATAQIKAGEKLIFAGAAVVQGCFLNRCDVELNVADGQPVAAGEIIGTIAGPARYILTRERVMLNLIQHLSGIATLTRAYVNEASPFGVKILDTRKTIPGLRSFEKYAVAVGGGVNHRLDLSSGILVKDNHIATTGSIAGAVKSLRRRYPDMPIEVEVETRAQVEAGLAAGVDAFLLDNMPVEEVHACVTLIRDHACGKDIFIEASGGIKLDNVAKYAQTGVDGLSVGYLTHSAPFVDISLDLFT